The Sorangiineae bacterium MSr11367 genome window below encodes:
- a CDS encoding erythromycin esterase family protein: MSIRSVIGLVAGLTLVGCADSANLAEDAPSAEAALEGGVGGVRGIHRFAGIDPSLPTTDLQRLRVIVGATPVVGLGESVHASGGYHALQERLVKFMVQEMGFRVLTLETARWRAEPLSAYLASCQGDPTDVLVRSIYPAFTSTSMRNIVTWMCQWNTEHPQDPVRFTGFDMREPWADHIAVEAFLHEGMPADAEALYAGLSTCDAIKAVSRKDYNDNYANLPYPKESLDSCHRGLDAIEAYWNENECDIVKRTSERALGLARIAHMAFRQWQSRKFYRPSSFESYQGRDTSMAYTIANQWKLDGRPKTIVWAHNGHLQHTVYGPEGHDPHGAVPMGAQLKKELGRDYMAIAMVGYEVGFLGAGPDPEWDPPPVPGSVEAKLHAFGEPYLLVDLKRVSPRFLEPGKEYVMSTSKDVPGNAFGAAFYFDRTEAMTDIGQ, from the coding sequence ATGTCCATTCGCTCGGTCATCGGTCTCGTCGCAGGTTTGACCCTCGTTGGATGCGCAGATAGCGCCAACCTGGCGGAGGACGCTCCCTCCGCGGAGGCCGCACTCGAAGGCGGTGTCGGTGGCGTGCGAGGCATCCATCGTTTCGCGGGCATCGATCCTTCGTTGCCCACGACGGATCTGCAGCGCCTGCGGGTCATCGTCGGGGCCACGCCGGTCGTCGGCCTCGGGGAGAGCGTGCACGCGTCCGGCGGGTACCACGCGCTCCAAGAACGCCTCGTGAAGTTCATGGTCCAGGAAATGGGCTTTCGCGTGCTGACCCTGGAGACCGCCCGGTGGCGCGCAGAGCCTCTGAGCGCGTATCTGGCCTCGTGCCAGGGAGATCCCACCGATGTTCTCGTCCGCAGCATCTACCCGGCGTTCACCAGCACGAGCATGCGCAACATCGTGACCTGGATGTGCCAATGGAACACCGAGCATCCGCAGGATCCCGTGCGTTTCACGGGGTTCGACATGAGGGAGCCTTGGGCGGACCACATCGCGGTGGAGGCATTTCTTCACGAGGGCATGCCCGCCGACGCGGAAGCTCTCTACGCCGGGCTCTCGACCTGTGACGCGATCAAGGCGGTATCGCGAAAGGACTACAACGATAACTATGCGAATCTCCCGTATCCGAAAGAATCGTTGGACTCGTGCCATCGCGGGCTCGATGCCATCGAAGCCTACTGGAACGAGAACGAATGCGACATCGTGAAGCGCACGTCGGAGCGCGCGCTGGGGCTTGCGCGCATCGCCCACATGGCGTTCCGTCAGTGGCAGTCTCGGAAATTCTACCGGCCGAGCAGCTTCGAATCGTACCAAGGGCGCGATACGTCCATGGCCTACACCATTGCCAACCAATGGAAGCTGGACGGCCGTCCGAAGACCATCGTGTGGGCGCACAATGGTCATCTGCAACACACCGTATACGGGCCCGAGGGGCATGATCCGCATGGCGCCGTTCCCATGGGGGCGCAGCTCAAAAAGGAGCTCGGTCGCGACTACATGGCCATCGCCATGGTGGGATACGAGGTTGGATTCCTCGGGGCGGGGCCCGATCCGGAATGGGACCCGCCGCCCGTGCCCGGATCCGTCGAGGCCAAACTGCACGCGTTTGGCGAGCCGTACTTGCTGGTGGATTTGAAGCGCGTCTCCCCACGCTTTCTCGAGCCCGGCAAAGAGTACGTGATGAGCACCTCCAAAGACGTTCCCGGCAACGCGTTCGGCGCGGCCTTTTACTTCGATCGCACCGAGGCGATGACGGACATCGGGCAATAA
- a CDS encoding TIGR00366 family protein produces MALDQASNRDAHAEQDNVIARLAQRFTVWTERYLPDAFGFVLVGTFVIFAAGVVTGEPMTQVPENVATATTGFGLVDAWGKGFWALVTFTLQMTMIILGGYAVAVSPPVARLIAKLALVPKTPRGAIAFTAAVAMISGYLNWAFSLIFTAILAREIARLVRGVDYRALGAMAFLGLGTVWAQGLSGSAALQMASAASTPDALKKIIASARGGTGVVPLSDTIFLWQGMASTAIIFLVGVGMALLLSPSPSRAKTAEDLGITIKPLLEESADAKVVGTRPGDWLEHSPLFAILLSLLGLWYLVRHFGRATGSALNALDFNTINLILLMLALALHWRPLSLVAAIRQGASAASGVLLQYPFYGGIFGMIAYTGLSKTIAHWLVSASNQTFFPPLIAIYSCVLGIFVPSGGSKWLIEAPYVIDAANQLHVNQGWMVVVYDLGEASANLLQPFWMLPTLAILGLRARDIMGYTFAMFLACFPVVLVLVTVFARTLPFP; encoded by the coding sequence ATGGCCCTGGACCAAGCTTCGAATCGGGATGCGCACGCTGAGCAAGACAACGTCATCGCACGGCTCGCCCAGCGCTTTACCGTCTGGACCGAACGCTACCTGCCGGATGCCTTTGGCTTCGTGCTGGTGGGCACGTTCGTCATCTTCGCCGCCGGCGTCGTCACGGGGGAGCCCATGACGCAAGTGCCGGAGAATGTTGCCACGGCCACGACCGGCTTCGGTCTGGTCGATGCCTGGGGCAAAGGCTTCTGGGCGCTGGTCACCTTCACCTTGCAGATGACCATGATCATCCTCGGCGGCTACGCCGTCGCGGTGTCGCCGCCGGTGGCGCGCTTGATTGCGAAGCTAGCCCTCGTGCCAAAGACGCCGCGTGGCGCCATTGCCTTCACCGCCGCGGTGGCCATGATCTCCGGCTACCTCAATTGGGCCTTCAGCCTCATCTTCACCGCCATCCTCGCCCGCGAAATCGCGCGCCTGGTGCGCGGAGTGGACTACCGGGCCCTCGGCGCCATGGCCTTTCTCGGGCTGGGAACCGTGTGGGCGCAAGGATTGTCCGGCTCGGCCGCCCTGCAGATGGCCAGTGCCGCCTCCACCCCCGACGCGCTGAAGAAGATCATTGCCTCGGCACGCGGGGGGACGGGGGTGGTTCCGCTCTCGGACACCATCTTCCTTTGGCAAGGTATGGCGTCCACCGCCATCATCTTCCTCGTCGGCGTGGGCATGGCCCTCCTTTTGTCGCCATCGCCGTCCCGCGCGAAAACCGCGGAGGACTTGGGCATCACCATCAAGCCGCTGCTCGAAGAAAGCGCGGATGCCAAGGTGGTGGGCACGCGCCCGGGCGATTGGCTCGAGCATAGCCCGCTGTTTGCCATTCTGCTCTCGCTGCTCGGCCTCTGGTATTTGGTGCGGCACTTCGGGCGTGCGACCGGCAGCGCGCTGAACGCGCTCGACTTCAACACCATCAACCTCATTCTTCTCATGCTCGCCCTCGCGCTCCACTGGCGGCCGCTGTCGCTGGTGGCGGCCATTCGCCAAGGTGCGTCGGCGGCGTCGGGCGTGCTTTTGCAATATCCGTTTTACGGCGGCATCTTCGGCATGATCGCGTACACCGGATTGTCCAAAACGATTGCCCACTGGCTGGTGTCGGCATCGAATCAGACCTTCTTCCCGCCGCTCATTGCCATTTACTCGTGCGTATTGGGCATTTTCGTTCCCAGCGGCGGCAGCAAATGGCTCATCGAGGCGCCTTACGTCATCGACGCGGCGAACCAGCTGCACGTGAACCAGGGCTGGATGGTGGTCGTCTACGACTTGGGCGAGGCCAGCGCCAACCTGCTCCAGCCTTTCTGGATGCTGCCGACCCTGGCCATCCTCGGTCTGCGTGCGCGCGACATCATGGGGTACACCTTTGCGATGTTCCTCGCGTGCTTCCCCGTCGTGCTCGTCCTGGTGACGGTCTTCGCGCGCACGCTCCCGTTCCCCTGA
- a CDS encoding DUF4982 domain-containing protein — MKRLVTIVVPAVLAACAGNGEVPQQGETSRTASASAVGPAESHRRTLNFNTQWLFAGDVPGQNGQAVSPQESSEASFVPVTLPYFRLHPHKGFGKIDFEVPVSWYRRHFTLPSDYAGRRISVEFQGVAKIADVYVNGTWVGQHKGSYTSFTFDITDLVHLGGGQDNVIAVKVDSTEHGDIPPEGGSVDYYVWGGIVRDVNLVVTDPLHADTPFVSTTSIANGRATVRARTNVRNDGDTAKTATVSTALVDASGQVVGTGSATLAVQPHAATEFSYDVSVASPKLWHTDSPYLYTARTQVSDGGALVDERNVRVGIRSIEFRRSDGKFYLNGQWLKLRGLDRHEQYPYIGRAAPNRLQAKDADILKYELGTNIVRTSHYPQDPEFLDRTDEIGLLVLEEIPGWQHIGDANWKNIAIHNVEEMVTRDRHHPSIITWGVRINESGDDHDFYVATNAKARALDPSRPTCGVRNFRSSEFLEDLYTYNDFSGTAQDPAVLPWLITESVGHTKPHQAWDPESTLIGTMQTHLNVQNTAASKANISGAMGWAAFDYNTTFNTGASCHDATCYHGVSDIFRLPKFSASAFSSQRDPAKYGPYVSIDNYWTSSSSNSVYVAGNCDQVELFANGVSKGRINPNAYTSLPHPFFQFNGVTFATGSLRADCWIGGGIAKTATQYTPGAATKLALTLDDAAIQADGADMTRVVVRALDAHDQAVPYDASKVSFAVAGPGALIGESPLTLEAGRGAVYLKSALGRTGSIALTASAPGLATASVSVSATPFVADTVPAGASAYGFGFVNDVNDSAQGTAANRFNYVGSGWRHGGCSGGCFSGDNSWDNVAGDTVTLAFRGQRVVLYGVYDTIHGTAAVSIDGGAETDVSLKGPRRGNVAVWTSPTLAEGNHTLNVRVKGDGYVVVDRAMVVSSGPTLLVP; from the coding sequence ATGAAACGACTCGTCACGATCGTCGTCCCCGCCGTCTTGGCGGCGTGTGCAGGAAATGGCGAAGTACCCCAGCAAGGCGAAACCTCGCGCACCGCGTCGGCGTCCGCCGTCGGACCTGCTGAGTCACACCGGCGCACGCTGAACTTCAATACGCAATGGCTCTTTGCCGGCGACGTGCCCGGCCAAAATGGGCAGGCCGTATCCCCGCAGGAATCGAGCGAAGCGTCGTTCGTGCCGGTGACATTGCCGTATTTTCGACTTCATCCCCACAAGGGATTCGGCAAAATCGATTTCGAAGTACCCGTCTCGTGGTACCGCCGGCACTTCACCTTGCCCAGCGACTATGCGGGTCGCCGCATCTCCGTCGAATTCCAGGGCGTCGCCAAGATTGCCGACGTGTACGTGAACGGGACGTGGGTCGGCCAGCACAAAGGGTCGTACACCTCGTTCACCTTCGACATCACCGATCTCGTGCACCTGGGCGGCGGCCAAGACAACGTCATCGCCGTCAAGGTTGATTCGACGGAGCATGGCGACATTCCGCCCGAGGGCGGGTCCGTCGACTACTACGTCTGGGGCGGCATCGTCCGGGACGTGAACCTCGTCGTCACCGATCCGCTCCACGCCGACACGCCGTTCGTGAGCACGACGTCCATCGCCAATGGTCGTGCAACGGTGCGCGCCCGAACCAATGTCCGCAACGACGGTGACACCGCCAAGACGGCCACGGTGAGCACCGCCCTGGTGGATGCCAGCGGGCAGGTCGTGGGCACCGGCTCGGCGACCTTGGCCGTGCAGCCGCATGCGGCCACGGAATTCAGCTACGATGTGTCCGTCGCGTCGCCCAAGCTTTGGCACACGGACAGTCCCTATTTGTATACTGCACGTACCCAGGTGAGCGACGGAGGGGCCCTGGTGGACGAACGCAACGTGCGCGTGGGCATCCGGTCCATCGAGTTTCGTCGAAGCGACGGCAAGTTCTACCTCAATGGCCAATGGCTCAAGCTGCGCGGTCTCGACCGGCACGAGCAATATCCGTACATCGGGCGTGCTGCGCCGAATCGGTTGCAGGCCAAGGATGCCGATATTCTCAAGTACGAATTGGGCACGAACATCGTTCGTACCTCGCACTACCCGCAAGATCCGGAATTTTTGGACCGCACGGACGAAATTGGCCTCCTCGTTCTGGAGGAGATCCCCGGATGGCAGCACATTGGGGATGCCAATTGGAAGAACATCGCCATTCACAACGTGGAGGAGATGGTCACCCGCGATCGGCACCACCCGTCCATCATCACATGGGGCGTGCGCATCAACGAATCGGGCGATGACCACGACTTTTACGTGGCCACCAATGCCAAGGCTCGCGCCCTCGATCCCTCGCGTCCCACCTGCGGCGTGCGCAACTTCCGGAGCAGCGAGTTCCTGGAGGATCTGTACACGTACAACGACTTCTCCGGCACCGCGCAAGATCCGGCGGTGCTCCCATGGCTCATCACGGAATCGGTCGGGCACACGAAGCCGCACCAGGCGTGGGATCCCGAGAGCACGCTGATCGGTACCATGCAGACGCACCTCAACGTGCAGAACACGGCCGCATCGAAGGCGAACATCTCCGGAGCCATGGGCTGGGCGGCGTTCGACTACAATACGACGTTCAACACGGGGGCTTCGTGCCACGATGCCACTTGCTACCATGGCGTGTCGGACATCTTCCGTTTGCCGAAATTCTCCGCGTCGGCATTCTCCTCGCAGCGCGATCCAGCGAAGTATGGCCCGTACGTGTCGATTGACAATTACTGGACATCGTCGTCCAGCAATTCGGTGTACGTGGCGGGCAATTGCGATCAGGTCGAGCTTTTCGCCAATGGGGTGTCCAAAGGGAGAATCAACCCCAACGCGTACACGTCGCTGCCGCACCCGTTCTTCCAATTCAACGGCGTGACCTTTGCGACAGGCAGTCTGCGTGCCGATTGCTGGATTGGCGGGGGCATCGCCAAGACGGCCACGCAATACACGCCCGGGGCCGCGACGAAGTTGGCGCTGACCCTCGACGATGCGGCGATTCAAGCCGATGGTGCGGACATGACGCGGGTGGTGGTGCGCGCGTTGGATGCGCACGATCAGGCCGTTCCGTATGACGCTTCCAAGGTGAGCTTCGCCGTGGCCGGGCCAGGAGCGCTCATCGGCGAGAGTCCGTTGACGTTGGAGGCGGGGCGCGGGGCGGTGTACCTCAAGTCGGCGCTCGGCCGAACGGGAAGCATCGCCCTGACGGCGAGCGCGCCCGGGCTTGCCACTGCGTCGGTCAGCGTGAGTGCGACGCCGTTCGTCGCCGACACCGTTCCCGCCGGCGCCAGCGCCTACGGATTCGGCTTCGTCAACGATGTGAACGACTCTGCACAGGGCACCGCCGCGAATCGGTTCAATTACGTGGGCTCGGGCTGGCGCCACGGCGGATGCTCGGGCGGCTGTTTCAGCGGCGACAACTCGTGGGACAACGTCGCGGGCGACACCGTGACCTTGGCCTTCCGTGGCCAGCGCGTGGTGCTGTACGGCGTCTACGATACGATCCACGGCACCGCCGCCGTGTCGATCGACGGCGGCGCCGAGACCGACGTCTCGCTGAAGGGACCGCGCCGCGGCAACGTCGCCGTGTGGACGAGCCCCACCTTGGCCGAGGGCAATCACACGCTCAACGTGCGGGTCAAAGGCGATGGCTACGTCGTCGTGGACCGCGCCATGGTCGTCTCGAGCGGTCCCACGCTGTTGGTGCCGTAG
- a CDS encoding dipeptidase, translating into MSSDRFTRRDFSRLTAALALTGCASTNAHAQANTARKPRGRFDDAVIVDALGTIGRDEWSPSKGDPLLAQDLNDAARSGVTAINVTVDDPTEDANVFDGTTKTIATFQREIAAHPDVLAVVRNAAELRAAKASRRMGIIFGFQGSAVLGAKLEHFDTFRGRGVRIMQLTYNVRTLLGDGCLEPGNAGLSLLGRQAVERMNASRVLVDLSHCGQRTTAEAIEASKGPVAITHTGCTALANRPRNKRDEEMKRCADKGGFVGIYFMPFLRMQGQSTSSDVIAHLEHAINVAGEDHVGIGSDGTMSPIDLTSEAYIREHRKFVEERIKKGIAAPGESADVYNLCPDLNTPERFHTLGEKLLARGHGEARVRKLLGGNFARIFGEVCG; encoded by the coding sequence ATGTCCTCCGACCGATTCACACGCCGTGATTTCTCCCGCCTGACCGCCGCCTTGGCCCTCACCGGCTGCGCCAGCACGAATGCCCATGCGCAGGCCAATACCGCACGAAAGCCCCGCGGTCGCTTCGACGACGCCGTCATCGTCGATGCCCTGGGCACGATCGGCCGCGACGAGTGGTCGCCCAGCAAGGGAGACCCGCTCCTTGCCCAGGATCTGAACGACGCCGCGCGCTCCGGGGTCACGGCCATCAACGTCACGGTGGACGATCCCACCGAGGACGCGAACGTCTTCGACGGCACGACGAAGACCATCGCTACGTTCCAGCGCGAAATCGCGGCCCATCCCGACGTGCTCGCGGTGGTGCGCAACGCCGCCGAGCTGCGCGCCGCCAAGGCCTCGCGACGGATGGGGATCATCTTCGGCTTTCAGGGCTCCGCGGTGCTCGGGGCCAAGTTGGAACACTTCGACACGTTCCGCGGGCGCGGCGTGCGCATCATGCAACTTACGTACAACGTGCGGACGCTCCTGGGCGATGGCTGCCTCGAGCCCGGCAACGCCGGATTGAGCCTTTTGGGGCGCCAGGCCGTCGAGCGCATGAACGCCTCGCGGGTGCTCGTCGATTTGAGCCATTGCGGCCAGCGCACCACGGCCGAGGCCATCGAGGCGTCGAAGGGTCCCGTGGCCATCACGCACACCGGCTGCACGGCCCTGGCCAATCGCCCGCGCAACAAGCGCGACGAAGAGATGAAGCGATGCGCCGACAAAGGCGGCTTCGTGGGCATCTATTTCATGCCGTTTTTGCGGATGCAGGGTCAGTCCACATCGAGCGATGTCATCGCGCACCTCGAGCATGCCATCAACGTGGCCGGCGAAGACCACGTGGGCATCGGCAGCGACGGAACGATGTCGCCGATCGACCTCACGTCGGAGGCGTACATCCGCGAGCACCGCAAGTTCGTCGAGGAGCGCATCAAGAAGGGCATTGCTGCCCCCGGCGAGTCGGCCGACGTTTACAACTTGTGCCCGGATTTGAACACGCCCGAGCGCTTTCACACCCTCGGAGAGAAGCTTTTGGCGCGCGGTCACGGCGAGGCGCGGGTGCGGAAGCTGCTCGGGGGCAACTTCGCGCGTATCTTTGGCGAGGTTTGCGGTTAG
- a CDS encoding beta-lactamase family protein, giving the protein MAGCVALAFVIGFLGAGCSTETSDQPIVSTHAQRDADVLREAGAPGVLALINLDGNIVRTQSGVADVKTNAAIAENATFRAASVTKTFVATVVLQLVAEKKLALDDTLKKWLPEILVPKSGNDGSKVTLRHLLQQTSGLYDYRRALPADETEESYLRHRFDTYTASELTKKAMAHAPDYVPDPEHPRWQYSNTNYLLLSRIIEKVTGRDWQREIETRIFDRLHLSGAKLPGNDARLPAPYLAGYERFDAAGEWVDVSVRSSSAAGAAGSLLATTDDLDRFFRALADGTLLPPAEWAEMQKTVVAEDFAALMPGIRYGLGVFWYPLTCGGGYWNGLGDTLGYMVRTAVTTDGHRSAVVAVSTDQGHDTKDLVRQDALVRTLIDHALCAPMQWPL; this is encoded by the coding sequence ATGGCAGGGTGCGTGGCGCTGGCCTTTGTCATTGGCTTTCTTGGCGCGGGATGCAGCACCGAAACGTCCGACCAACCCATCGTATCAACCCACGCGCAGCGCGATGCGGACGTCCTGCGGGAGGCCGGTGCACCCGGCGTGCTGGCGTTGATCAACCTCGACGGAAACATCGTTCGCACGCAAAGCGGTGTTGCGGATGTCAAAACGAATGCCGCCATCGCCGAGAATGCCACCTTCCGTGCGGCCAGCGTGACGAAGACCTTCGTCGCCACGGTCGTGCTTCAGTTGGTGGCCGAAAAGAAGCTCGCCCTCGACGACACCTTGAAAAAATGGCTCCCCGAGATCCTCGTCCCCAAGAGCGGAAACGATGGCTCCAAGGTGACCTTGCGCCACCTGCTGCAACAGACCAGCGGCCTGTACGACTACCGCCGCGCCCTGCCCGCGGACGAGACGGAGGAGAGCTACCTCCGTCACCGATTCGACACGTACACGGCGTCCGAGCTGACCAAAAAAGCGATGGCGCATGCGCCGGACTACGTTCCCGATCCGGAGCATCCGCGCTGGCAATATTCGAATACCAATTATCTCTTGCTCTCACGCATCATCGAGAAGGTGACGGGACGGGATTGGCAACGCGAAATCGAGACGCGCATCTTCGACCGCCTTCACCTCTCCGGGGCCAAGCTGCCGGGAAACGACGCCCGGCTTCCTGCACCTTATCTCGCGGGCTACGAGAGGTTCGACGCCGCCGGGGAATGGGTGGACGTGAGTGTCCGCAGCTCCAGCGCCGCGGGGGCCGCGGGTTCGCTCCTCGCCACGACGGATGATCTCGATAGGTTTTTCCGCGCACTCGCGGATGGCACCCTTTTGCCGCCCGCCGAGTGGGCGGAGATGCAAAAAACCGTCGTGGCGGAGGATTTCGCGGCCCTCATGCCCGGCATCCGCTACGGGCTGGGCGTATTTTGGTATCCCCTGACTTGCGGCGGCGGATATTGGAACGGCCTGGGCGATACCTTGGGCTACATGGTTCGTACCGCCGTCACCACCGATGGGCACCGCAGCGCCGTGGTCGCCGTGTCGACGGATCAGGGGCACGATACCAAGGATCTCGTGCGCCAAGATGCCCTGGTGCGCACGCTCATCGATCATGCTTTGTGCGCACCCATGCAGTGGCCGCTTTGA
- a CDS encoding AraC family transcriptional regulator — protein MGTERRLVRTDTFRALCRARELIQDAYGETLTLGQMAKCAGFSPYHFLREFNLAFGMTPRQYLTQVRIDRAKEMLARSGASVTDTCFEIGFSSVGSFSALFSKRTGRSPLQYHREIAPLVQVPAGLARVYIPYCFFSQLGGPLE, from the coding sequence ATGGGCACCGAGCGACGCCTGGTCCGTACGGATACGTTTCGCGCCTTGTGCCGGGCGCGCGAGCTGATTCAGGACGCCTACGGCGAGACGCTCACCCTCGGGCAGATGGCCAAATGCGCCGGGTTTTCCCCGTACCACTTCTTGCGCGAGTTCAACCTGGCCTTCGGGATGACCCCGCGGCAGTACCTCACGCAGGTGCGCATCGATCGCGCCAAGGAGATGCTGGCGCGTTCGGGTGCGTCGGTCACCGATACCTGCTTCGAGATCGGCTTTTCCAGCGTGGGCTCGTTCAGCGCGCTGTTCTCGAAGCGCACGGGGCGGTCTCCCCTTCAGTACCACCGTGAGATCGCGCCGCTGGTTCAGGTACCGGCGGGCTTGGCGCGCGTCTACATTCCGTATTGCTTCTTTTCGCAGCTCGGCGGTCCGCTCGAATAG
- a CDS encoding SDR family oxidoreductase, with translation MKAFVTGATGLLGNNLVRALRAEGHDVRALVRSAEKARTYLGDTGAEIVQGDMENVGAFADALEGCDVVFHTAAYFREYYSAGDHWPKLEAINVHGTLALAQAARTHGVRRFIDVSSSGTIGLKPDGSPGDESTPPAPLARDNLYLKSKVVVMEKLVPLAASTGLDVVQVLPGWMFGPWDAAPTGAGQLVRDFLAGTLPAIPPGGTSVVDARDVAVGMLRAAERGRSGERYILAGAFASLADILETLSRTTGTPGPRMRIPYPVAWTYAAVSQTWAKLTGGQTLVTLAGVRMMQARLAVDSSKAERELGFRARPLEETLRDEVAWYRAHDAKVQEPQSSFLDESATRRKSTSHP, from the coding sequence ATGAAAGCATTCGTGACCGGAGCGACGGGGCTCTTGGGAAACAACCTCGTGCGCGCGCTTCGCGCCGAGGGCCATGACGTGCGGGCGTTGGTGCGCTCGGCGGAAAAGGCTCGAACGTACCTGGGCGACACCGGCGCAGAGATCGTTCAAGGCGACATGGAAAACGTCGGTGCCTTCGCAGACGCCCTCGAGGGGTGCGACGTGGTGTTTCACACGGCCGCGTACTTTCGCGAGTACTACAGCGCGGGCGATCATTGGCCCAAGCTCGAGGCCATCAACGTGCACGGCACCTTGGCCCTCGCGCAGGCAGCGCGCACGCACGGCGTGCGGCGCTTCATCGACGTGAGCTCCTCGGGCACCATCGGACTGAAGCCCGACGGAAGCCCCGGCGACGAAAGCACACCGCCCGCGCCGCTCGCACGCGACAATCTGTATCTCAAGAGCAAAGTCGTCGTGATGGAGAAGCTCGTGCCGCTCGCCGCGAGCACCGGCCTCGACGTCGTGCAGGTCCTCCCGGGGTGGATGTTCGGGCCATGGGATGCCGCCCCCACCGGGGCCGGCCAACTCGTGCGCGACTTTCTCGCCGGCACGCTCCCGGCCATCCCTCCCGGCGGCACCAGCGTCGTCGACGCCCGCGACGTCGCCGTCGGCATGCTCCGCGCGGCGGAACGCGGACGCTCAGGGGAGCGCTACATCCTCGCCGGCGCCTTCGCGAGCTTGGCCGACATCCTCGAAACCTTGTCGCGCACCACGGGAACGCCCGGCCCGCGCATGCGCATCCCCTACCCCGTCGCGTGGACCTACGCCGCCGTGTCGCAAACGTGGGCCAAGCTCACCGGCGGGCAAACCTTGGTGACGCTTGCAGGCGTCCGCATGATGCAGGCGCGCTTGGCCGTCGATTCGAGCAAGGCCGAACGCGAGCTCGGATTCCGCGCGCGCCCGCTCGAGGAAACGCTGCGCGACGAGGTGGCCTGGTACCGCGCGCACGATGCAAAGGTCCAAGAGCCTCAGTCGTCCTTCTTGGACGAATCGGCCACGCGCAGAAAGAGCACGTCCCACCCTTGA
- the nthA gene encoding nitrile hydratase subunit alpha, whose protein sequence is MSEHHDHGHAHEGSATMAERVRGLVERLEKKGLVTDAQIEQTIHAFLAHAGPSNGAALVARAWVDPAFKARLLEDANAALDELGIDMSHWARVTLRAAENTERVHNVIVCTLCSCYPIALLGPSPAWYKSAAYRARVVRDPRSVLAEFGVTLDPGIEIRVWDSTAELRYVVIPRRPAGTEALSEAELAALVTRDALIGTARV, encoded by the coding sequence GTGAGCGAACACCATGATCATGGGCACGCGCACGAAGGGAGCGCCACGATGGCGGAGCGTGTGCGCGGGTTGGTGGAGAGGCTCGAGAAGAAGGGCCTGGTGACCGACGCGCAGATCGAGCAGACGATCCACGCGTTTCTGGCGCACGCGGGCCCCTCGAACGGGGCGGCCCTGGTGGCACGCGCGTGGGTCGACCCTGCCTTCAAGGCGCGGCTGCTCGAGGACGCGAACGCAGCGCTCGACGAGCTGGGAATCGACATGTCGCATTGGGCACGGGTGACCTTGCGCGCCGCCGAGAACACGGAGCGCGTGCACAACGTCATCGTGTGCACCTTGTGCTCGTGCTACCCCATCGCGCTGCTCGGGCCTTCGCCGGCCTGGTACAAGAGCGCAGCCTACCGTGCGCGCGTCGTCCGCGATCCGCGCAGCGTCCTGGCCGAGTTCGGGGTGACCTTGGATCCAGGCATCGAGATCCGCGTTTGGGATAGCACCGCGGAGCTCCGCTACGTCGTCATTCCCCGCCGCCCCGCCGGCACGGAGGCCTTGAGCGAGGCCGAGCTCGCGGCCCTGGTCACGCGCGACGCCTTGATTGGAACGGCGCGGGTGTAG
- a CDS encoding VOC family protein, with translation MIQRLGIASVYVLDQERAKAFYTEKLGFEARTDVTMGNFRWLEVGPKGQPDLSITLMAIEPGMAWSKETADAVRELVKKGTFGFGAFHTDDCRKTYEELKARGVQFKGEPQERPYGIETVLQDDSGNWFALVQPR, from the coding sequence ATGATTCAACGATTGGGCATTGCGTCGGTGTACGTCCTCGACCAGGAGCGCGCGAAGGCTTTCTACACCGAGAAACTCGGCTTCGAGGCTCGCACCGACGTGACAATGGGCAACTTTCGCTGGCTTGAGGTCGGCCCCAAAGGGCAGCCCGATCTCTCGATCACGTTGATGGCCATCGAACCCGGTATGGCGTGGAGCAAGGAAACGGCCGATGCCGTGCGCGAGCTGGTGAAGAAGGGCACCTTCGGCTTTGGCGCCTTCCACACCGACGACTGCCGCAAGACGTACGAGGAGCTGAAAGCGCGCGGCGTCCAGTTCAAAGGCGAACCGCAAGAACGCCCCTACGGCATCGAAACCGTGCTCCAGGACGACTCGGGCAACTGGTTCGCCCTGGTGCAGCCGCGCTGA